In Brienomyrus brachyistius isolate T26 chromosome 3, BBRACH_0.4, whole genome shotgun sequence, the following proteins share a genomic window:
- the LOC125739350 gene encoding fibulin-7 isoform X3: MMRKVQCSCLLLLCLTAIDHCHGVTQSCIERHQVVGVLRQMEKFLKGQEMRFTEGLRAMKSKLAALQNSVSRFPQADQHADANRCASNPCQNGGTCVEGINQYKCTCPQNWSGSHCQHQTQTAPPEWSVMNDPAFSRKPRCAKVDRAQHCSCDAGFHMSGTSDSSICQDVNECEVYKVERGGKLCAHACVNIPGSYRCSCPAGYRLLPDGRSCEDVDECLSQQHNCTRGTTCINTGGGFQCVSPECPHSHGNVSYVRTSPFQCERNPCPMESRSCHLAPKTVSFHYLSLPSQLQTPATLFRMATAALPGRSGPDSLRFGIGGAASAKGLFIMQRSDRQTGELILVQSLRGPQDIAVEVDMSEYAERVFQAKHVARVHIMVSPYEF, from the exons ATGATGCGCAAAGTTCAGTGCAGCTGTCTGCTGCTGCTGTGTTTGACAGCGATCGATCACTGTCACGGCGTCACGCAG AGTTGCATAGAGAGACACCAGGTTGTGGGCGTGCTGCGCCAGATGGAGAAGTTTCTGAAGGGACAGGAGATGCGATTCACTGAAGGGCTCCGCGCTATGAAGTCCAAGTTGGCTGCCTTGCAGAACTCCGTCTCCAGGTTTCCCCAGGCAGACCAGCACGCAG ATGCCAACAGGTGTGCCAGTAACCCTTGTCAGAATGGAGGAACCTGTGTGGAGGGAATCAACCAGTACAAGTGTACCTGTCCTCAGAACTGGAGTGGATCCCACTGTCAACACCAAACCCAGACAG CGCCCCCCGAGTGGAGCGTGATGAACGACCCGGCTTTCAGCAGGAAGCCACGATGTGCCAAGGTGGACCGGGCCCAGCACTGCAGCTGTGATGCCGGCTTTCACATGAGCGGCACCTCCGACAGCAGCATTTGCCAGG ATGTGAACGAGTGCGAGGTGTACAAGGTGGAGAGGGGCGGCAAACTGTGCGCGCACGCCTGCGTCAACATCCCTGGCTCGTACCGCTGCTCTTGCCCCGCCGGATACAGGTTGCTGCCGGATGGACGGAGCTGCGAGG ATGTGGACGAGTGCCTGAGCCAGCAGCACAACTGTACACGCGGCACCACCTGCATCAACACCGGGGGGGGCTTCCAGTGTGTCAGCCCAGAGTGCCCCCATTCCCATGGCAACGTCAGCTATGTCAGGACATCGCCCTT ccaATGCGAGAGGAACCCCTGTCCCATGGAAAGCCGCTCCTGTCACCTAGCTCCCAAGACGGTCTCCTTCCACTACCTGTCGCTGCCCTCCCAGCTGCAGACACCAGCCACGCTCTTCCGCATGGCCACAGCGGCACTGCCGGGCCGGTCCGGCCCAGACAGCCTCCGCTTTGGGATCGGGGGGGCCGCCAGTGCCAAGGGCCTGTTCATCATGCAGCGCTCCGACCGCCAGACCGGCGAGCTGATCCTGGTGCAGTCGCTCCGCGGGCCGCAGGACATCGCCGTGGAGGTGGACATGTCTGAATACGCGGAGCGTGTCTTCCAGGCCAAGCATGTGGCCAGGGTGCACATCATGGTCTCCCCATATGAGTTCTGA
- the LOC125739350 gene encoding fibulin-7 isoform X1, whose amino-acid sequence MMRKVQCSCLLLLCLTAIDHCHGVTQSCIERHQVVGVLRQMEKFLKGQEMRFTEGLRAMKSKLAALQNSVSRFPQADQHAAPSSCPSLEAPAHGRKFGTRYLVGHEVHFTCDPGYHLVGSATRVCQENGSWSGLTALCRDANRCASNPCQNGGTCVEGINQYKCTCPQNWSGSHCQHQTQTAPPEWSVMNDPAFSRKPRCAKVDRAQHCSCDAGFHMSGTSDSSICQDVNECEVYKVERGGKLCAHACVNIPGSYRCSCPAGYRLLPDGRSCEDVDECLSQQHNCTRGTTCINTGGGFQCVSPECPHSHGNVSYVRTSPFQCERNPCPMESRSCHLAPKTVSFHYLSLPSQLQTPATLFRMATAALPGRSGPDSLRFGIGGAASAKGLFIMQRSDRQTGELILVQSLRGPQDIAVEVDMSEYAERVFQAKHVARVHIMVSPYEF is encoded by the exons ATGATGCGCAAAGTTCAGTGCAGCTGTCTGCTGCTGCTGTGTTTGACAGCGATCGATCACTGTCACGGCGTCACGCAG AGTTGCATAGAGAGACACCAGGTTGTGGGCGTGCTGCGCCAGATGGAGAAGTTTCTGAAGGGACAGGAGATGCGATTCACTGAAGGGCTCCGCGCTATGAAGTCCAAGTTGGCTGCCTTGCAGAACTCCGTCTCCAGGTTTCCCCAGGCAGACCAGCACGCAG CACCCTCGAGTTGCCCGTCTCTTGAGGCACCAGCCCACGGAAGGAAGTTCGGCACCCGATACCTGGTAGGGCACGAGGTTCATTTCACATGCGACCCCGGCTACCACCTGGTTGGGTCAGCCACTCGGGTCTGCCAGGAAAACGGCAGCTGGAGCGGGCTGACTGCTCTCTGCAGAG ATGCCAACAGGTGTGCCAGTAACCCTTGTCAGAATGGAGGAACCTGTGTGGAGGGAATCAACCAGTACAAGTGTACCTGTCCTCAGAACTGGAGTGGATCCCACTGTCAACACCAAACCCAGACAG CGCCCCCCGAGTGGAGCGTGATGAACGACCCGGCTTTCAGCAGGAAGCCACGATGTGCCAAGGTGGACCGGGCCCAGCACTGCAGCTGTGATGCCGGCTTTCACATGAGCGGCACCTCCGACAGCAGCATTTGCCAGG ATGTGAACGAGTGCGAGGTGTACAAGGTGGAGAGGGGCGGCAAACTGTGCGCGCACGCCTGCGTCAACATCCCTGGCTCGTACCGCTGCTCTTGCCCCGCCGGATACAGGTTGCTGCCGGATGGACGGAGCTGCGAGG ATGTGGACGAGTGCCTGAGCCAGCAGCACAACTGTACACGCGGCACCACCTGCATCAACACCGGGGGGGGCTTCCAGTGTGTCAGCCCAGAGTGCCCCCATTCCCATGGCAACGTCAGCTATGTCAGGACATCGCCCTT ccaATGCGAGAGGAACCCCTGTCCCATGGAAAGCCGCTCCTGTCACCTAGCTCCCAAGACGGTCTCCTTCCACTACCTGTCGCTGCCCTCCCAGCTGCAGACACCAGCCACGCTCTTCCGCATGGCCACAGCGGCACTGCCGGGCCGGTCCGGCCCAGACAGCCTCCGCTTTGGGATCGGGGGGGCCGCCAGTGCCAAGGGCCTGTTCATCATGCAGCGCTCCGACCGCCAGACCGGCGAGCTGATCCTGGTGCAGTCGCTCCGCGGGCCGCAGGACATCGCCGTGGAGGTGGACATGTCTGAATACGCGGAGCGTGTCTTCCAGGCCAAGCATGTGGCCAGGGTGCACATCATGGTCTCCCCATATGAGTTCTGA
- the LOC125739350 gene encoding fibulin-7 isoform X2 gives MEKFLKGQEMRFTEGLRAMKSKLAALQNSVSRFPQADQHAAPSSCPSLEAPAHGRKFGTRYLVGHEVHFTCDPGYHLVGSATRVCQENGSWSGLTALCRDANRCASNPCQNGGTCVEGINQYKCTCPQNWSGSHCQHQTQTAPPEWSVMNDPAFSRKPRCAKVDRAQHCSCDAGFHMSGTSDSSICQDVNECEVYKVERGGKLCAHACVNIPGSYRCSCPAGYRLLPDGRSCEDVDECLSQQHNCTRGTTCINTGGGFQCVSPECPHSHGNVSYVRTSPFQCERNPCPMESRSCHLAPKTVSFHYLSLPSQLQTPATLFRMATAALPGRSGPDSLRFGIGGAASAKGLFIMQRSDRQTGELILVQSLRGPQDIAVEVDMSEYAERVFQAKHVARVHIMVSPYEF, from the exons ATGGAGAAGTTTCTGAAGGGACAGGAGATGCGATTCACTGAAGGGCTCCGCGCTATGAAGTCCAAGTTGGCTGCCTTGCAGAACTCCGTCTCCAGGTTTCCCCAGGCAGACCAGCACGCAG CACCCTCGAGTTGCCCGTCTCTTGAGGCACCAGCCCACGGAAGGAAGTTCGGCACCCGATACCTGGTAGGGCACGAGGTTCATTTCACATGCGACCCCGGCTACCACCTGGTTGGGTCAGCCACTCGGGTCTGCCAGGAAAACGGCAGCTGGAGCGGGCTGACTGCTCTCTGCAGAG ATGCCAACAGGTGTGCCAGTAACCCTTGTCAGAATGGAGGAACCTGTGTGGAGGGAATCAACCAGTACAAGTGTACCTGTCCTCAGAACTGGAGTGGATCCCACTGTCAACACCAAACCCAGACAG CGCCCCCCGAGTGGAGCGTGATGAACGACCCGGCTTTCAGCAGGAAGCCACGATGTGCCAAGGTGGACCGGGCCCAGCACTGCAGCTGTGATGCCGGCTTTCACATGAGCGGCACCTCCGACAGCAGCATTTGCCAGG ATGTGAACGAGTGCGAGGTGTACAAGGTGGAGAGGGGCGGCAAACTGTGCGCGCACGCCTGCGTCAACATCCCTGGCTCGTACCGCTGCTCTTGCCCCGCCGGATACAGGTTGCTGCCGGATGGACGGAGCTGCGAGG ATGTGGACGAGTGCCTGAGCCAGCAGCACAACTGTACACGCGGCACCACCTGCATCAACACCGGGGGGGGCTTCCAGTGTGTCAGCCCAGAGTGCCCCCATTCCCATGGCAACGTCAGCTATGTCAGGACATCGCCCTT ccaATGCGAGAGGAACCCCTGTCCCATGGAAAGCCGCTCCTGTCACCTAGCTCCCAAGACGGTCTCCTTCCACTACCTGTCGCTGCCCTCCCAGCTGCAGACACCAGCCACGCTCTTCCGCATGGCCACAGCGGCACTGCCGGGCCGGTCCGGCCCAGACAGCCTCCGCTTTGGGATCGGGGGGGCCGCCAGTGCCAAGGGCCTGTTCATCATGCAGCGCTCCGACCGCCAGACCGGCGAGCTGATCCTGGTGCAGTCGCTCCGCGGGCCGCAGGACATCGCCGTGGAGGTGGACATGTCTGAATACGCGGAGCGTGTCTTCCAGGCCAAGCATGTGGCCAGGGTGCACATCATGGTCTCCCCATATGAGTTCTGA